From a region of the Halomonas sp. HL-93 genome:
- a CDS encoding PrkA family serine protein kinase produces the protein MSIFDHVQDRFARVQQEDMSLEEYLALCRRDPKVYASAAERMLEAIGEPEVIDTAKDSRLSRIFSNKVIRRYPAFAEFHGMEEAIEQIVSYFRHAAQGLEERKQILYLLGPVGGGKSSLAERLKLLMERIPFYAIKDSPVYESPLGLFSPEEDGELLEKEYGIAPRYLKSVMSPWAAKRLKEYGGDISQFRVVRLYPSRLNQIAISKTEPGDENNQDISSLVGKVDIRQLELYSQDDPDAYSFSGGLCRANQGLMEFVEMFKAPIKVLHPLLTATQEGNYNPTEGMGAIPFDGVILAHSNESEWQAFRNNRNNEAFLDRVYIVKVPYCLRVTEEIKIYQKLLEDSSLNAAPCAPDTLRMLAQFSVLSRLKVPENSSIYSKMRVYDGENLKDTDPRAKSIQEYRDAAGVDEGMQGLSTRFAFKILSKVFNFDGTETAANPVHLLYVLEQALEREQLPSEAFERYIGFIKEFLAPRYVEFIGKEIQTAYLESYSDYGQNIFDRYVTYADFWIQDQEYRDPETGELLDRQALNEDLEKIEKPAGISNPKDFRHEVVNFVLRARAQNNGMNPSWQSYEKLKGVIEHKMFANTEELLPVISFNAKASKSDQKKHEDFVARMVDRGYTEKQVRLLSEWYLRVRKSQ, from the coding sequence ATGAGCATCTTTGATCACGTTCAAGACCGTTTTGCCCGCGTTCAGCAAGAAGACATGAGCCTTGAGGAATATTTGGCGCTATGCCGTCGTGACCCTAAGGTTTATGCCAGCGCTGCCGAGCGCATGCTGGAGGCGATTGGTGAGCCTGAGGTCATCGACACCGCTAAAGATTCGCGTCTCTCGCGCATTTTTTCCAATAAGGTGATTCGGCGCTACCCGGCGTTTGCCGAGTTTCACGGCATGGAAGAAGCCATCGAGCAGATTGTGTCCTACTTCCGCCATGCGGCGCAGGGGCTTGAGGAGCGCAAGCAGATACTCTACCTGCTGGGTCCGGTGGGGGGCGGCAAATCGTCCCTGGCGGAGCGTCTCAAACTGTTAATGGAACGTATCCCGTTCTATGCCATTAAAGACTCGCCGGTATACGAATCACCATTGGGATTATTTTCTCCCGAAGAAGACGGTGAGCTGCTCGAAAAAGAGTACGGCATTGCCCCGCGTTACCTCAAAAGTGTCATGTCGCCCTGGGCGGCCAAGCGGTTGAAGGAGTACGGCGGCGATATTTCCCAGTTTCGGGTAGTGCGCTTATATCCCTCGCGGTTGAATCAGATTGCGATCTCCAAAACCGAGCCGGGGGATGAGAATAACCAGGATATCTCGTCCCTGGTCGGCAAGGTCGATATCCGTCAGTTAGAGCTCTACTCCCAGGATGACCCCGATGCCTACAGCTTCTCCGGCGGGCTATGCCGCGCCAACCAGGGGTTGATGGAGTTCGTCGAGATGTTCAAGGCACCCATCAAGGTGCTGCATCCGCTGTTAACGGCCACCCAGGAGGGCAACTACAACCCCACCGAAGGCATGGGGGCGATTCCCTTTGACGGTGTCATTCTTGCCCACTCCAACGAATCCGAGTGGCAGGCGTTCCGCAATAACCGCAACAATGAGGCGTTTCTTGACCGGGTGTATATCGTCAAGGTGCCTTATTGCCTGCGGGTCACCGAAGAAATCAAGATTTACCAGAAGCTGCTTGAAGACTCGTCGCTTAATGCCGCGCCCTGCGCGCCGGATACGCTACGCATGCTGGCGCAATTTTCGGTGCTTTCGCGGCTGAAAGTGCCCGAAAACTCGAGTATCTATTCGAAGATGCGCGTCTACGACGGCGAAAATCTCAAGGATACCGACCCGCGTGCCAAGTCGATTCAGGAATACCGCGACGCCGCCGGGGTGGATGAAGGTATGCAGGGGCTATCAACCCGCTTTGCGTTTAAGATTCTCTCCAAGGTGTTCAACTTTGATGGCACGGAAACGGCGGCTAACCCAGTGCATTTGCTGTACGTGCTGGAACAGGCGTTGGAACGTGAGCAGCTACCCTCTGAAGCCTTTGAACGCTACATCGGCTTTATCAAGGAGTTTCTGGCACCGCGCTATGTCGAGTTTATCGGCAAGGAGATCCAGACCGCCTATCTCGAGTCCTACAGCGACTACGGGCAAAATATTTTTGACCGTTACGTCACCTATGCGGACTTCTGGATTCAGGATCAGGAATACCGCGACCCCGAGACTGGTGAACTGCTCGACCGCCAGGCACTCAACGAAGATCTGGAAAAAATCGAGAAGCCGGCGGGTATCTCCAACCCCAAAGACTTCCGCCACGAAGTGGTCAACTTTGTGCTGCGCGCGCGTGCGCAAAATAACGGCATGAACCCCAGTTGGCAGTCCTACGAAAAGCTCAAAGGCGTCATCGAGCATAAGATGTTCGCCAATACCGAAGAGCTGTTGCCGGTGATCTCTTTCAATGCCAAAGCGTCCAAATCGGACCAGAAAAAGCACGAAGATTTCGTCGCGCGGATGGTGGATCGTGGCTACACCGAAAAACAGGTGCGGCTATTGTCAGAATGGTACCTGCGCGTGCGCAAGTCTCAGTAG
- a CDS encoding threonine aldolase family protein, which produces MTSECTPRFLASDNTSGICPEAMQYLLEANQADDLAYGNDRWTARAADRFRDMFDYDCDVFFVFNGTAANSLALSAMGRSYHSVICHELAHIETDECGGPEFFSNGAKLLTSPGANGKLTPEGIEALVTKRSDIHYPKPKVISLTQATEVGTVYSREELLAIRAMADKYDLRLHMDGARFANACASLDATPAELTWQVGVDALCFSGTKNGLAFGEAILFFNRELAEDFSYRCKQAGQLASKMRFISAPWLGLLESGAWLTNAQHANAMARYLSEGLQSLPGISLMFPTQANSVFVELPPHAIEALKAKDWTFYTFIGAGGARFVCAWNTTVELLDQLLADIQKVLE; this is translated from the coding sequence ATGACCTCGGAGTGTACCCCCCGATTTTTAGCCAGTGATAACACCTCCGGTATCTGCCCGGAGGCCATGCAGTATCTGCTGGAAGCCAATCAAGCCGATGACTTGGCCTACGGCAACGACCGTTGGACGGCGCGAGCCGCCGATCGCTTTCGCGATATGTTCGACTACGATTGCGACGTGTTTTTTGTGTTCAACGGTACTGCTGCCAACTCACTGGCACTGTCCGCGATGGGGCGTAGCTACCACAGTGTGATCTGCCACGAGTTGGCACACATTGAAACCGATGAGTGCGGTGGCCCCGAGTTTTTCTCCAACGGCGCAAAATTGCTAACCTCCCCGGGCGCCAACGGCAAGCTGACGCCAGAAGGCATTGAAGCGCTGGTCACTAAGCGCAGCGATATTCACTACCCCAAGCCCAAGGTCATTTCGCTAACCCAGGCGACTGAAGTCGGCACGGTCTATTCCCGAGAGGAGCTGCTGGCCATCCGCGCCATGGCGGATAAGTACGATCTGCGTCTGCACATGGACGGCGCGCGGTTTGCTAACGCCTGTGCCAGTTTGGACGCCACCCCGGCTGAGTTGACCTGGCAGGTCGGCGTTGACGCGCTGTGCTTCTCGGGTACCAAAAATGGCTTAGCGTTTGGTGAGGCCATCCTGTTTTTCAACCGCGAGCTGGCCGAAGACTTTTCGTACCGCTGCAAGCAGGCGGGGCAATTGGCCTCTAAAATGCGGTTTATTTCGGCACCCTGGCTAGGCCTGCTGGAAAGCGGCGCCTGGTTAACCAACGCGCAACACGCCAATGCGATGGCGCGTTATCTTTCCGAGGGCCTGCAGTCGTTACCCGGCATCTCGCTCATGTTTCCGACGCAAGCCAACAGCGTCTTCGTGGAATTGCCGCCCCATGCCATTGAAGCGTTGAAAGCCAAAGACTGGACCTTCTATACCTTTATTGGCGCCGGAGGCGCGCGGTTTGTCTGCGCCTGGAACACCACCGTTGAATTGCTCGACCAACTGCTGGCGGATATCCAGAAAGTGCTTGAATAG
- a CDS encoding NADPH-dependent 2,4-dienoyl-CoA reductase, which yields MTRAPAYPHLFRPITVGHLTLPNRVLMGSMHTNLEEAPNGFERLATFYAERARAGVSLIVTGGIAPNTEGAVFQGANALTDTSQLAEHRQVVDAVHAEGGHLCMQVLHAGRYAYSPELVAPSAIQAPINPFTPRALTSDEVEQQIVDYVRCARLAQQAGYDGVEVMGSEGYLINQFICQRTNQRDDQWGGDFERRVRFPIEIVKRIRAAVGDAFLVIFRLSMIDLVEEGSSWEEVVALGKAIEAAGADVINTGIGWHEARVPTIVTSVPRAAFSEVTKRMKASLAIPLITTNRINMPDVAERVLAEGHADMVSMARPFLADPEWILKAEQGLADEINTCIACNQACLDHTFAGKLTSCLVNPRACHETEVTLTPAQKAKCVAVVGGGPAGLATAVAAASRGHKVVLFERRGELGGQFNYARKIPGKEEFNETLRYFRVMLDKHAVEVRLNTTATIDALAEFDEVVIATGVMPRELTLPGADHPSVLSYAEAIEQPERVGPTVAVIGAGGIGFDVSELLAHQGHPTLDLAAWCDEWGVDLAVGERGGLKVPAPPASPREIVMLQRKTSKPGKYLGKTTGWVHRASLKQRGVKTLTGCEYLKIDDEGLHIRRDGEEQVLAVASIVVCAGQESVRDLIPPLEQAGGRVHVIGGADEAAELDAKRAIDQGTRLAASL from the coding sequence ATGACTCGTGCGCCTGCTTATCCGCATCTATTCCGTCCGATAACAGTGGGGCATTTAACGCTGCCGAATCGGGTCTTGATGGGCTCCATGCACACCAATTTGGAAGAGGCGCCCAATGGCTTCGAGCGGCTAGCGACGTTTTATGCTGAACGAGCACGCGCCGGGGTCAGCCTGATCGTCACCGGGGGGATTGCCCCCAATACCGAGGGGGCGGTGTTTCAGGGGGCTAATGCGCTAACTGATACGTCGCAGCTAGCGGAACATCGTCAGGTGGTGGATGCTGTCCATGCAGAGGGCGGGCATTTATGTATGCAGGTTCTCCACGCAGGCCGCTATGCCTACTCCCCTGAGTTAGTGGCGCCCTCGGCGATTCAGGCACCTATTAATCCCTTCACGCCCCGCGCGCTGACCAGTGATGAGGTCGAGCAGCAAATCGTCGACTACGTGCGCTGCGCGAGGCTTGCTCAGCAGGCGGGCTATGACGGCGTTGAAGTCATGGGCTCCGAAGGCTATTTGATCAATCAGTTTATCTGCCAGCGCACCAATCAGCGCGATGATCAATGGGGCGGTGATTTCGAGCGGCGGGTTCGCTTTCCCATCGAAATCGTCAAGCGAATTCGTGCCGCCGTGGGCGATGCGTTTTTGGTTATCTTCCGTCTATCAATGATTGATTTGGTAGAAGAAGGCAGCTCTTGGGAGGAAGTCGTTGCGCTAGGTAAAGCGATCGAAGCGGCAGGGGCCGATGTTATTAACACTGGCATTGGCTGGCATGAAGCGCGAGTACCGACCATCGTGACCAGCGTGCCACGAGCGGCGTTCAGCGAAGTGACCAAGCGAATGAAAGCGTCGCTTGCGATTCCGCTCATCACCACTAACCGCATCAACATGCCCGACGTGGCTGAGCGGGTGCTCGCCGAGGGGCATGCCGATATGGTGTCGATGGCGCGTCCGTTTCTTGCCGACCCGGAATGGATTCTTAAAGCCGAGCAAGGCCTGGCCGACGAGATCAACACCTGTATCGCCTGTAACCAAGCGTGTTTGGATCACACCTTTGCGGGCAAACTGACGTCTTGTTTAGTGAACCCCAGAGCCTGCCATGAAACAGAAGTTACGCTTACGCCTGCTCAGAAAGCGAAGTGCGTAGCGGTCGTCGGCGGCGGACCTGCTGGCCTTGCCACAGCCGTGGCCGCCGCCAGCCGTGGTCACAAAGTGGTGTTGTTTGAGCGCCGTGGCGAGCTTGGCGGGCAGTTCAACTACGCCCGCAAAATCCCCGGCAAGGAAGAATTTAACGAAACGCTGCGTTACTTTCGCGTAATGCTCGACAAACACGCCGTGGAGGTGCGTTTGAACACCACCGCCACGATCGACGCGCTGGCCGAGTTTGACGAGGTGGTGATCGCCACCGGCGTGATGCCCCGCGAGCTGACGTTACCCGGCGCTGACCATCCAAGTGTGCTGAGCTACGCCGAGGCCATTGAGCAGCCTGAGCGTGTCGGCCCGACGGTCGCGGTGATTGGCGCGGGTGGAATCGGCTTTGATGTATCTGAGCTTTTGGCCCACCAGGGGCATCCTACGCTTGACCTTGCCGCCTGGTGCGATGAGTGGGGCGTAGACCTGGCGGTGGGCGAGCGGGGCGGTTTGAAAGTACCTGCGCCGCCAGCCTCTCCAAGGGAAATTGTCATGCTGCAGCGTAAAACCTCCAAGCCGGGTAAATACCTGGGCAAAACAACCGGCTGGGTGCATCGCGCCTCGCTCAAGCAACGTGGCGTCAAAACGCTCACCGGCTGTGAATATCTCAAAATCGACGATGAAGGCCTGCATATCCGCCGTGATGGCGAAGAGCAGGTGCTCGCCGTGGCATCCATCGTGGTCTGCGCGGGCCAGGAGTCAGTGCGCGATCTGATCCCGCCGCTGGAACAGGCTGGCGGCCGCGTGCACGTGATTGGTGGCGCTGATGAAGCCGCTGAGCTGGATGCTAAGCGCGCTATTGATCAGGGAACTCGGTTGGCGGCTTCCTTATAA
- a CDS encoding DMT family transporter — MRLMYFLPPLATVLIWSGNMTINQLTVGAIAPSSIAFLRWLLALVVMTPFVLPAALRHREEIRRHWPKLALLGLLGMGLWQGLAYVAAETTTATNMGILAAMVPLLTVLLSALILREPPTRGGVLGGVLAFIGVTVLLGRGNPLSLLQLEVAYGDALMVMAATCYALYGVMLKRWSMNLPPWVMLYAQVCFAVLLLLPPYLMGPMTPVDSQNIGLILYAGIPASIITTFLWMRAVRQIGASQASIFINLMPLFSALIAMAFLGERVAGFHFIGGLLILAGVIMAQTLTQPLAPRKVSQSKTSSAKQ, encoded by the coding sequence ATGCGCTTGATGTATTTTTTGCCGCCGCTCGCCACCGTGCTTATCTGGTCGGGGAACATGACTATTAATCAGTTAACCGTGGGCGCCATCGCCCCCAGCAGCATTGCGTTTTTACGCTGGCTGCTGGCGTTAGTGGTTATGACACCATTTGTACTGCCCGCGGCGCTGCGTCACCGTGAGGAAATCCGCCGCCACTGGCCAAAGCTTGCCCTATTGGGTTTATTGGGCATGGGCCTATGGCAGGGTCTGGCTTACGTGGCCGCCGAAACCACCACCGCGACGAATATGGGCATATTGGCGGCGATGGTCCCACTACTGACCGTGCTGTTGAGCGCTTTGATTCTGCGCGAGCCGCCGACCCGCGGTGGCGTGCTAGGTGGCGTATTAGCGTTTATCGGTGTCACCGTTCTGCTGGGTCGAGGCAACCCGCTTTCGCTATTACAGCTTGAGGTTGCCTATGGCGACGCGCTGATGGTAATGGCCGCCACCTGCTATGCGCTGTACGGCGTAATGCTAAAGCGCTGGTCGATGAATTTACCGCCCTGGGTAATGCTCTACGCGCAGGTCTGCTTTGCCGTGCTGTTGCTGCTGCCGCCTTATTTGATGGGGCCCATGACGCCTGTGGATAGCCAAAATATTGGACTGATCCTGTATGCGGGCATTCCAGCATCGATTATTACCACCTTTCTGTGGATGCGTGCTGTTCGTCAAATTGGCGCTAGCCAAGCGAGTATTTTCATCAACCTAATGCCATTGTTTAGCGCGCTGATTGCCATGGCCTTTTTGGGTGAACGAGTGGCGGGATTCCACTTTATCGGCGGGCTATTAATTTTGGCTGGCGTCATCATGGCGCAAACGCTGACCCAGCCCTTAGCACCTCGCAAGGTATCGCAGAGTAAAACGAGCAGTGCCAAGCAATGA
- a CDS encoding bifunctional GNAT family N-acetyltransferase/carbon-nitrogen hydrolase family protein codes for MSLEELHLNLRNLSSDDYEQLKTLMDAVYHDIGGAWPKLTIDKLIQEFPDGQIAIEDDGILVGVALTVQVDYDEFSNPHKYDDLIGHREIIRNDQDGDAMYGLDVLIHPDYRGYRLGRRLYEARKELCRSHNLRAILAGGRIPEYHQHADELSPAQYIDKVSRKEIYDPILSFQLANDFQVKRLLRKYLPEDEQSRGYATLLEWNNILFEPAESVLDTRPTQVRVGAVQWQMREFSSVEAALQQIEYFVDALSDYQSDFAVFPELFNAPLMGLQDREAQQDQMGAIRFLAGFTERFTTELARMAVSYNINIVGGSMIEVRDDDRLYNVAYLFHRDGSVEKQSKLHITPQERRDWVIEGGDDLQVFDTDAGRVGILICYDVEFPELGRLLADQDMDILFVPFWTDTKNGYLRVRHCAQARAIENECYVVLCGSVGNLPSIENLDIQYAQSAVFSPSDFAFPHDAVLAETTPNTEMIFFSDLDLTRLTVVRAEGSVTNLKDRRKDLFDLRWRDWSWKSGANLDD; via the coding sequence ATGTCCCTAGAAGAACTGCACCTTAACCTGCGTAACTTATCGAGCGATGATTACGAGCAGCTCAAGACGTTAATGGATGCGGTGTATCACGATATTGGGGGTGCCTGGCCCAAGCTCACCATCGACAAACTGATTCAAGAGTTTCCCGATGGCCAAATCGCTATCGAGGACGATGGGATATTGGTAGGCGTAGCGCTAACCGTTCAGGTGGATTACGACGAGTTCTCAAACCCGCACAAGTACGACGACCTGATCGGCCATCGTGAGATCATCCGTAACGACCAAGACGGCGATGCCATGTACGGGCTGGATGTACTGATTCATCCCGACTACCGTGGCTACCGCTTGGGACGCCGCCTTTACGAGGCGCGTAAAGAGCTATGCCGCTCGCATAACCTGCGCGCTATTCTGGCGGGTGGCCGCATTCCCGAATATCACCAGCATGCCGATGAGCTTTCACCGGCCCAATACATCGACAAAGTCTCACGTAAAGAGATTTACGACCCGATTTTGTCGTTCCAGCTGGCTAACGATTTTCAGGTAAAGCGCCTGTTACGTAAGTACCTGCCGGAAGACGAGCAGTCGCGTGGCTACGCGACGCTGCTGGAATGGAACAACATTCTGTTTGAGCCTGCCGAGAGCGTCCTGGATACCCGTCCCACCCAAGTGCGAGTTGGTGCGGTGCAGTGGCAAATGCGCGAATTTTCGTCTGTAGAAGCCGCGCTTCAGCAGATCGAATACTTCGTGGATGCCCTCTCGGACTACCAAAGTGACTTTGCCGTGTTCCCGGAGTTGTTCAATGCGCCGCTAATGGGGCTGCAAGACCGCGAGGCTCAGCAGGACCAAATGGGTGCCATTCGCTTTTTGGCAGGCTTTACCGAGCGCTTTACTACCGAGCTTGCGCGAATGGCGGTCTCCTACAACATTAACATTGTCGGCGGCTCCATGATTGAAGTTCGCGATGATGACCGGCTTTATAACGTTGCCTACCTGTTCCATCGCGACGGCAGCGTCGAGAAGCAATCTAAACTGCATATCACTCCCCAGGAACGCCGTGACTGGGTCATAGAAGGCGGCGACGACCTTCAGGTATTCGATACCGACGCTGGCCGCGTGGGTATTTTGATTTGCTACGACGTGGAATTCCCGGAGCTGGGCCGCCTACTTGCCGACCAGGACATGGACATTCTGTTTGTGCCGTTCTGGACCGACACCAAAAATGGCTACCTGCGGGTGCGCCACTGTGCCCAAGCACGGGCCATCGAAAACGAGTGTTATGTCGTCCTATGTGGCAGCGTGGGTAACCTGCCGTCGATCGAGAACCTGGATATCCAGTACGCGCAATCGGCGGTATTTTCACCCTCTGATTTTGCCTTCCCTCACGACGCAGTGCTGGCGGAAACAACGCCTAATACTGAGATGATCTTCTTCTCGGACTTAGACCTAACCCGCCTAACGGTGGTACGTGCCGAAGGCTCGGTAACCAATCTGAAAGACCGCCGCAAGGATCTCTTCGACCTGCGCTGGCGCGACTGGTCGTGGAAGTCAGGTGCCAACCTCGACGACTAA
- a CDS encoding MGMT family protein yields MPRPELLEQIYTIVDQIPAGRVTTYGRIAAMTEGATPRMVGSAMRHLPDGHQLPWHRVIAASLKLADHGGAARQHQKLRDEGVAFDAKGRVPRHLVWPD; encoded by the coding sequence ATGCCCCGGCCAGAACTGCTCGAACAGATCTACACCATTGTCGATCAAATACCGGCGGGGCGGGTCACGACGTATGGGCGCATTGCCGCAATGACGGAAGGCGCGACACCACGCATGGTGGGATCTGCCATGCGTCATTTGCCCGATGGCCATCAGTTGCCCTGGCACCGGGTCATTGCCGCTTCGCTAAAGCTCGCCGACCACGGCGGGGCAGCCCGCCAGCATCAAAAGTTGCGCGATGAAGGCGTAGCGTTTGATGCCAAGGGGCGGGTGCCCAGGCACCTTGTCTGGCCTGATTAA
- a CDS encoding LysR substrate-binding domain-containing protein has product MSQLPPLLWLQAFESAARTLSFTAAGNELGVTQAAISQRIRLLEDRVGQKLFVRHARSLTLTPAGQAWLPSIHDAFARISEGTSEVFGVTSEQPVTLRSTPVIQQSWLAPRLIQLHRQCPHISLRLVSAIWPDDFGPEGADIEIRYGRGEWSGVEMWPLGNEQLLPVCSPDIARTLTSPSDLAGHTLLHAVGFGVGWPGWLQTAGVAHLESHCHALTCDNQVITLALASQSGGVALTHRRLLEQRDDLVAPFSISVPSEERFWLVRPSRRQVSEDAEVVWQWLQKAI; this is encoded by the coding sequence ATGAGCCAGTTGCCACCGCTATTATGGTTACAAGCCTTTGAATCCGCCGCGCGAACACTCAGCTTTACCGCCGCGGGTAACGAGCTGGGGGTGACGCAGGCGGCGATCAGCCAGCGTATCCGTCTGTTGGAGGATCGCGTGGGGCAGAAGCTGTTCGTCAGGCATGCCCGCAGTCTGACGCTAACCCCTGCCGGTCAGGCGTGGTTACCCAGTATTCACGATGCTTTTGCACGCATCAGCGAGGGCACATCGGAGGTTTTCGGCGTGACCAGTGAACAGCCGGTAACGCTGCGTTCAACGCCCGTGATTCAGCAGTCGTGGCTAGCGCCGAGGTTGATTCAATTGCATCGTCAGTGCCCTCACATATCGCTGCGCCTAGTGAGTGCTATTTGGCCCGATGATTTTGGCCCGGAGGGGGCGGATATCGAAATTCGTTACGGGCGAGGTGAGTGGAGCGGCGTCGAGATGTGGCCGCTTGGGAATGAGCAGCTATTGCCGGTATGTTCGCCCGATATCGCGAGAACGCTGACTTCCCCCAGCGATCTGGCTGGGCACACGCTGTTACATGCGGTGGGCTTTGGAGTTGGGTGGCCGGGGTGGTTGCAAACCGCAGGCGTGGCGCATTTGGAGTCGCATTGCCATGCGTTGACCTGTGATAACCAGGTCATAACGCTGGCGCTAGCTAGTCAGAGTGGGGGCGTTGCCCTGACGCATCGGCGCTTGCTTGAACAGCGCGATGATCTCGTGGCGCCGTTTTCGATCAGCGTTCCAAGCGAGGAGCGTTTCTGGCTGGTAAGGCCTAGCCGTCGGCAGGTGAGTGAAGACGCCGAGGTCGTATGGCAGTGGTTGCAAAAGGCGATTTAG
- a CDS encoding TauD/TfdA family dioxygenase — protein MNSAVFAEEQRQAPQMGELAPYQDGPSLTEAVPTDEGVHLTWQDGQHTILPLLWLRDHCACPACRHTQTRERLYLPLDDISEAPAIELAGGHLYLTWQDGHVSAYHGGWLYQRRPEAEIPTAVPSPAPWRDQFTPERIRHADFLTPEGEKAWLTAMLRDGLALITEGPLVEEEVSRLAERIGPQRATNFGSRFDVRSKPNPNNAAYTAVGLPLHIDLPNWRQPPDIQLLYCLQNEASGGESLFADGARVVNALRQQDPEALKVLSETTIDFRFQDDTHDISVRAPVIKLDDDGQLVEIRLNNWIRDTLHLPAPKMAAWYRAYRVLWQLFHSEAHQLEFTLLPGQMVAFDNRRVLHGRREFDPNSGARHLQGTYLDRDMLASKLRVLARSA, from the coding sequence ATGAACAGTGCCGTTTTCGCTGAAGAGCAACGTCAGGCGCCCCAAATGGGTGAATTAGCCCCCTATCAGGACGGCCCATCGCTGACTGAGGCGGTGCCCACCGATGAGGGTGTTCATCTGACATGGCAGGACGGCCAGCACACCATCCTACCGCTGCTGTGGCTTCGTGATCATTGCGCCTGTCCTGCCTGCCGGCACACGCAAACCCGCGAACGTCTGTACCTGCCGCTTGATGATATCAGCGAAGCACCGGCGATCGAGCTCGCAGGGGGGCATCTCTACCTGACGTGGCAGGATGGCCACGTGAGCGCTTATCATGGCGGCTGGCTTTACCAGCGTCGCCCGGAAGCCGAGATCCCCACGGCCGTTCCATCGCCTGCCCCCTGGCGCGACCAGTTCACTCCCGAGCGCATCCGCCATGCCGACTTCTTGACGCCCGAGGGCGAAAAAGCCTGGCTGACCGCCATGCTGCGCGATGGCCTGGCGTTAATCACTGAGGGCCCGCTGGTTGAGGAAGAAGTCAGCCGTCTGGCGGAGCGTATCGGCCCGCAACGGGCGACCAACTTTGGTTCACGCTTCGATGTGCGCTCGAAGCCCAACCCCAACAATGCCGCCTACACGGCCGTCGGCCTGCCGCTGCACATCGATCTGCCTAACTGGCGCCAGCCACCCGATATTCAACTGCTCTACTGCCTGCAGAACGAAGCCAGCGGCGGCGAATCGCTGTTTGCCGATGGCGCCCGCGTGGTCAATGCCTTGCGCCAACAGGATCCAGAAGCCCTGAAAGTGCTAAGCGAAACCACCATCGATTTTCGCTTTCAGGATGACACCCACGATATTTCCGTGCGGGCACCCGTCATCAAACTCGACGATGACGGCCAGCTCGTTGAAATACGCCTTAACAACTGGATTCGCGACACGCTGCACCTTCCCGCGCCCAAAATGGCGGCCTGGTACCGCGCCTACCGCGTTTTGTGGCAGCTGTTTCACAGCGAAGCGCACCAGCTCGAATTTACCTTATTACCTGGCCAAATGGTGGCGTTCGATAACCGCCGAGTTCTGCACGGGCGTCGTGAGTTCGACCCCAACAGCGGCGCACGCCATTTACAGGGCACCTATCTAGACCGAGACATGCTTGCCTCTAAGCTGCGCGTCCTCGCGCGCAGTGCCTAG
- a CDS encoding ABC transporter substrate-binding protein, with the protein MTHLKPLASSIALASAALLASSVHADEQTLDFGVPAWPGITVKSEIAEQLLNPLGYETSTQEIGLQVIYQGIESGDIDAFLGAWLPAQRDMFNPRKESGVLVDVANNVDGAQMTLAVPEYLYEDGLQSFADLDDYRDQLDGKIHGFGAGSAASEILNDAIDNDTWKLGDWQLVDTSEVAMLSAARDAISREEPIVWVGWTPHWMNLELPMRYLDDEENLFGENNGESEVLTLLRADYADATPNAVTFFEQFTFTAEEQSWMIQQFGLEERELEDVAEQWINENPERVEAMLADVTTTDGDPAWPVIEAQIND; encoded by the coding sequence ATGACACACCTAAAACCTCTCGCCTCGAGCATCGCACTGGCCAGTGCTGCGCTGTTGGCTTCATCGGTCCATGCCGATGAGCAGACGCTCGACTTTGGGGTGCCCGCCTGGCCCGGCATTACCGTCAAATCTGAAATCGCCGAACAGTTGCTTAACCCATTGGGTTACGAGACGAGCACCCAGGAAATCGGCTTACAGGTGATTTATCAGGGGATCGAAAGTGGCGATATCGACGCCTTTCTAGGCGCCTGGCTGCCTGCCCAGCGGGACATGTTTAACCCGCGTAAAGAGTCAGGCGTATTGGTCGATGTCGCCAATAACGTTGATGGCGCCCAGATGACCCTGGCGGTTCCCGAGTACCTCTATGAGGATGGCCTGCAAAGCTTTGCCGACCTTGATGACTATCGTGATCAGTTGGATGGCAAAATTCACGGCTTTGGTGCTGGCTCAGCAGCCAGCGAAATCCTTAACGACGCCATTGATAACGACACCTGGAAGCTTGGCGACTGGCAACTGGTAGACACCAGCGAAGTCGCCATGCTGTCCGCCGCCCGCGATGCGATCTCCCGTGAAGAGCCTATTGTGTGGGTTGGCTGGACGCCGCACTGGATGAACCTTGAGCTGCCGATGCGCTATCTCGACGACGAGGAAAACCTGTTCGGCGAGAACAATGGCGAAAGCGAAGTGCTCACACTATTACGTGCGGACTACGCGGACGCCACACCAAACGCCGTCACGTTCTTTGAGCAGTTTACGTTCACCGCCGAAGAGCAAAGCTGGATGATTCAGCAGTTCGGCCTGGAAGAGCGCGAATTGGAAGACGTTGCCGAGCAGTGGATCAACGAAAATCCTGAACGCGTAGAGGCGATGCTTGCCGATGTAACCACCACCGACGGTGACCCTGCTTGGCCTGTTATTGAGGCCCAGATTAACGACTGA